A single genomic interval of Prochlorococcus marinus XMU1406 harbors:
- a CDS encoding S1 RNA-binding domain-containing protein — protein MGVNNKNAQDNIQTKGNKKPLQVLHISKKDTQKIDNEQTNSQEEIKKENIAIKPQIIKDDSVKESDDISENTKDFDISKQDLTQQDLNRPLNFSDQNTEFVIERTVDEFDFDESAFLEALNENEPIGATGETISGKVIAIESDGLYVDIGGKAPGYMPKKECGLGVITNFKERFSLGLEMEVLVIKEQNADGMVTVSARALILRQSWEKVSSSAKNGELIDVLVNGFNRGGLTCDVDGLRGFIPRSQLEDGQDYQSFVGKTLKVAFLEVNPESRKLVLSEKKASLVSKLTSLELGQLIEGEVLAVKPYGFFIDLGGASGLLHQSSLTNGSIRSLREVFREGEIIKALISEIDLEKGRIGLNTALLENSAGELIIDKQKVMQEATERALKTKALFDKKEQDK, from the coding sequence ATGGGAGTCAATAATAAAAATGCCCAAGATAATATCCAGACAAAGGGCAATAAAAAACCTCTTCAGGTACTTCACATAAGCAAGAAAGATACTCAAAAAATAGATAATGAGCAAACTAATTCGCAAGAAGAAATTAAAAAAGAAAATATAGCAATCAAACCTCAAATCATTAAAGATGATTCAGTAAAAGAAAGTGATGACATTAGTGAAAACACTAAAGATTTTGATATTTCTAAACAAGATTTAACTCAACAAGACTTAAATAGACCCCTAAATTTTTCTGACCAAAACACAGAATTTGTAATAGAAAGAACTGTTGATGAATTCGATTTTGATGAAAGTGCTTTTTTGGAGGCTTTAAATGAAAATGAGCCAATTGGGGCTACAGGAGAAACAATTTCCGGTAAGGTTATAGCAATTGAAAGTGATGGACTATATGTTGACATTGGTGGGAAAGCACCTGGATATATGCCTAAAAAAGAATGTGGTTTGGGTGTCATAACTAACTTTAAAGAAAGATTTTCTTTAGGCCTTGAAATGGAAGTTTTGGTTATCAAAGAACAAAATGCTGATGGAATGGTAACAGTGAGTGCTCGGGCATTAATTCTCAGGCAAAGTTGGGAGAAAGTATCAAGTTCGGCAAAAAATGGAGAATTAATTGACGTTTTAGTTAATGGATTTAACCGAGGTGGACTTACATGTGATGTAGATGGATTGAGAGGATTCATCCCAAGATCCCAACTTGAAGATGGTCAAGATTATCAATCTTTTGTTGGCAAAACTTTAAAAGTAGCGTTTCTTGAGGTAAATCCAGAATCTAGAAAATTAGTTCTCTCTGAAAAGAAAGCATCATTAGTCTCTAAACTTACAAGTCTAGAATTAGGCCAATTAATTGAAGGAGAAGTTTTAGCTGTAAAACCATATGGCTTTTTTATAGATTTAGGGGGAGCAAGTGGACTTCTTCATCAATCCTCACTAACAAATGGATCGATTCGTTCTTTACGAGAAGTTTTTAGAGAAGGGGAAATTATAAAAGCTTTAATATCTGAAATTGACCTCGAAAAAGGGCGCATTGGTCTAAATACAGCACTCCTAGAAAACTCTGCGGGAGAATTAATTATTGATAAGCAAAAAGTTATGCAAGAAGCTACAGAGAGAGCACTAAAAACCAAAGCACTTTTCGATAAAAAAGAACAAGATAAATGA
- a CDS encoding creatininase family protein produces the protein MNFKPIPNKFEYLNWQEIESVAKNKRSTVIWPFGAVEQHGPHLPLATDSIFVDEIISEVFKLFPADFPLKKLPTQYIGFSPEHKGFAGTISLSSNLITSMIKEVGSQLSEMGFKRLILINGHGGQISLLNTAARELRSFSPEMAVFPCFLWSGINGLSELLTKTEIEDGLHASLAETSLMLALKPELVGNERPNECIKGQIPEGWSLEGNAPTAWLTDDFSKSGVIGDSRGANESLGQNLKELLINHWFKLIMNLMQSDWPNNS, from the coding sequence ATGAACTTTAAACCAATACCTAATAAATTTGAATATTTAAATTGGCAAGAAATTGAGAGTGTTGCAAAAAACAAAAGATCTACAGTGATTTGGCCATTCGGTGCTGTTGAGCAACATGGGCCACATTTGCCTCTTGCTACAGATAGTATTTTTGTTGATGAAATTATTAGCGAAGTTTTTAAATTATTCCCTGCTGATTTTCCATTAAAAAAACTTCCAACTCAATATATTGGTTTTTCTCCAGAACATAAGGGTTTTGCTGGGACAATTTCACTTTCCTCAAATTTAATAACCTCAATGATTAAGGAAGTCGGAAGTCAATTATCTGAAATGGGTTTTAAAAGATTGATATTGATTAATGGTCATGGAGGTCAAATCTCACTATTAAATACAGCTGCAAGAGAACTAAGAAGTTTCTCACCAGAAATGGCAGTTTTCCCTTGTTTCTTATGGAGCGGTATTAATGGATTAAGTGAATTGTTAACAAAAACTGAGATCGAGGATGGGCTCCATGCTTCTTTAGCTGAAACAAGTTTGATGCTGGCTTTAAAACCAGAATTAGTAGGTAATGAACGCCCAAATGAGTGTATTAAAGGACAAATCCCAGAAGGCTGGAGTTTAGAGGGCAATGCGCCTACTGCTTGGCTTACTGACGACTTCAGTAAATCAGGTGTTATAGGAGATAGTAGAGGAGCGAATGAGTCTTTAGGGCAAAATTTAAAGGAATTATTGATTAATCATTGGTTCAAATTGATTATGAATCTGATGCAATCAGATTGGCCAAATAATTCTTAA
- a CDS encoding aldehyde oxygenase (deformylating), with amino-acid sequence MQTLESNKKTIEESTNPISLDLPDFTTDSYKDAYSRINAIVIEGEQEAHDNYISIATLIPNELEELTKLARMEMKHKKGFTACGRNLGVVADMEFAKKFFSKLHGNFQVALEKGNLTTCLLIQAILIEAFAISAYNVYIRVADPFAKKITEGVVKDEYLHLNYGQEWLKENLSTCKEELMEANKVNLPLIKKMLDEVADDASVLAMDREELMEEFMIAYQDTLMEIGLDNREIARMAMAAIV; translated from the coding sequence ATGCAAACTCTAGAATCAAATAAAAAAACTATTGAAGAATCGACTAATCCGATTTCTTTAGATTTGCCCGACTTTACTACAGATTCTTATAAGGATGCATACAGCAGAATAAATGCAATTGTTATAGAGGGAGAGCAAGAGGCTCATGATAATTACATCTCAATAGCAACGTTAATTCCAAATGAGTTAGAGGAGTTAACTAAATTGGCGAGAATGGAAATGAAGCATAAAAAAGGCTTTACTGCATGTGGAAGAAATTTAGGTGTAGTTGCTGATATGGAATTTGCTAAAAAATTCTTTTCTAAATTACATGGTAATTTTCAAGTTGCTCTTGAAAAAGGAAATTTAACAACATGTCTTTTAATACAAGCTATCTTAATTGAAGCATTTGCAATCTCTGCTTACAACGTCTACATAAGAGTTGCGGATCCTTTCGCAAAAAAAATAACAGAGGGAGTGGTTAAAGATGAATATCTTCATTTAAATTATGGTCAAGAGTGGCTTAAAGAGAACTTATCTACTTGTAAAGAGGAATTAATGGAAGCTAATAAGGTTAATCTTCCGTTAATTAAAAAGATGTTAGATGAAGTAGCAGATGACGCATCAGTTTTAGCTATGGACAGAGAAGAATTAATGGAAGAATTCATGATTGCTTATCAAGATACATTGATGGAAATAGGTCTAGATAATAGAGAAATTGCGAGAATGGCAATGGCAGCTATCGTCTAA
- a CDS encoding long-chain acyl-[acyl-carrier-protein] reductase, whose translation MFGLIGHSTSFEDAKRKASMLGFDHIADGDLDVWCTAPPQLVENVEVKSATGISIEGSYIDSCFVPEMLSRFKTARRKVLNAMELAQKKGINITALGGFTSIIFENFNLLQHKQIRNTSLEWERFTTGNTHTAWVICKQLEINAPRIGIDLKKATVAVIGATGDIGSAVCRWLINKTGISELLMVARQQEPLALLQKELDGGTVTSLNEALPQADIVVWVASMPKTIEIDTDNLKKPCLMIDGGYPKNLDEKFQGENIHVLKGGIVEFFNDIGWNMMELAEMQNPQREMFACFAEAMILEFENCHTNFSWGRNNISLEKMEFIGAASLKHGFSAIGLDKQPKVLTV comes from the coding sequence ATGTTTGGGTTAATAGGCCACTCAACCAGTTTTGAAGATGCAAAAAGAAAAGCTTCGATGCTAGGCTTTGATCATATTGCTGATGGCGACTTGGATGTTTGGTGTACTGCTCCTCCTCAGCTTGTTGAAAATGTAGAAGTTAAGAGTGCTACTGGAATATCTATTGAAGGTTCTTATATAGATTCGTGCTTTGTTCCTGAAATGCTTTCTAGGTTTAAAACGGCCAGAAGAAAAGTACTAAATGCTATGGAGCTAGCTCAGAAAAAAGGGATTAACATTACCGCTTTAGGAGGATTTACTTCTATTATTTTTGAGAATTTTAATCTTCTACAGCATAAACAAATTAGAAATACTTCATTAGAGTGGGAAAGGTTTACTACTGGCAATACTCATACCGCCTGGGTTATTTGTAAGCAACTAGAAATAAATGCGCCTCGCATTGGGATAGATCTTAAAAAAGCAACTGTCGCTGTAATTGGTGCTACAGGTGATATTGGTAGTGCTGTTTGTAGATGGCTAATCAATAAAACTGGGATTTCAGAACTTCTTATGGTAGCAAGACAACAAGAACCACTAGCGCTGTTACAAAAAGAATTAGATGGTGGCACCGTAACAAGCTTAAATGAGGCATTGCCTCAGGCGGATATTGTTGTATGGGTTGCAAGTATGCCTAAAACTATTGAAATTGATACTGATAACTTAAAAAAACCATGTTTAATGATTGATGGTGGATACCCCAAAAATCTTGATGAGAAATTTCAGGGTGAAAATATTCATGTTTTAAAAGGAGGTATAGTGGAGTTTTTCAACGATATTGGTTGGAATATGATGGAACTTGCGGAAATGCAAAACCCTCAGCGTGAGATGTTTGCTTGCTTTGCAGAAGCTATGATTTTAGAATTTGAAAATTGTCATACAAATTTTAGTTGGGGAAGAAATAACATTTCTCTTGAAAAGATGGAATTTATTGGAGCAGCTTCTTTAAAACATGGTTTTTCTGCGATTGGACTTGATAAGCAGCCCAAAGTACTAACTGTCTAA
- a CDS encoding acetyl-CoA carboxylase carboxyltransferase subunit alpha, which translates to MAKRYLLDFEKPLVELEKQIEQIKELARDSEVDVSQQLLQLETLAARRREEIFNSLTPAQKIQVARHPQRPSTLDYVQMFCDDWIELHGDRNGGDDMALIGGIGSINNRPVLMLGHQKGRDTKENVVRNFGMAKPGGYRKALRLMQHANRFSLPILTFIDTPGAYAGLKAEEQGQGEAIARNLREMFGLKVPIVATVIGEGGSGGALGIGVADRLLMFEHSVYTVASPEACASILWRDAAKAPEAASALKITGKDLLKLGIIDEVLPEPSGGNNWSPLDAGNTLKEAIEKHLNALLQMPEDELIEERYKKFRVLGKFIEVNNIEEIYSEIPQKTE; encoded by the coding sequence ATGGCGAAACGTTACCTTCTTGATTTTGAAAAGCCTCTTGTTGAACTAGAGAAACAGATAGAGCAAATTAAAGAATTAGCTCGAGATTCAGAAGTTGATGTTAGCCAACAGCTTCTACAGCTTGAAACTTTAGCTGCTAGAAGGAGAGAAGAAATATTCAACTCTCTCACTCCTGCACAAAAGATTCAGGTAGCTAGACATCCTCAAAGGCCTAGCACTTTAGATTATGTTCAAATGTTTTGTGATGACTGGATAGAACTACATGGAGATAGAAATGGAGGCGATGATATGGCACTAATTGGGGGGATAGGTTCGATAAATAATAGACCAGTTTTGATGTTAGGACATCAGAAAGGAAGGGACACAAAAGAAAACGTAGTAAGAAACTTTGGAATGGCAAAACCAGGAGGTTACAGAAAAGCTCTAAGATTAATGCAGCATGCAAATAGATTTTCTTTGCCAATTCTTACATTTATTGATACTCCTGGAGCTTATGCTGGTTTAAAAGCTGAAGAACAGGGTCAAGGGGAAGCGATTGCAAGAAACCTTCGAGAGATGTTTGGATTGAAAGTTCCAATTGTGGCTACTGTAATTGGAGAAGGAGGTTCAGGAGGCGCACTTGGAATAGGTGTTGCCGATAGGTTACTAATGTTTGAACACAGTGTTTACACAGTTGCTAGTCCGGAAGCATGTGCTTCAATTTTGTGGAGAGATGCTGCGAAGGCACCAGAAGCTGCATCAGCACTTAAAATTACAGGTAAAGATTTACTTAAATTAGGTATAATTGATGAGGTATTACCAGAACCTTCTGGTGGGAATAATTGGTCTCCTTTAGATGCTGGTAACACACTAAAAGAGGCTATTGAGAAACATCTTAATGCTTTACTCCAAATGCCTGAAGACGAATTAATTGAGGAAAGATACAAAAAGTTTAGGGTTTTAGGTAAATTTATCGAAGTAAATAATATTGAGGAGATTTATAGTGAAATCCCCCAAAAAACTGAATAA